In a genomic window of Methanocella sp.:
- a CDS encoding PQQ-binding-like beta-propeller repeat protein → MKKGLIIILIMLTLVPAVASADWPQARHDVGHTSVADSALKPPLAVEWQKSAGGEVFSSPVIYNGTLYAGSGAGLKLLALDPSTGEKKWDFPTLSSVESTPAAANGSVVFGSYDGYVYKLDAASGLLEWKFYTKSGILSSPLIYQDKVYVGTDDGSFYALDFQSGNIVWSVPKPTQASPAADGGLIYIGMLDGTFYAINAATGNVSWTYETNESFHSSPLIFNGTAYCTTRAGTLYAFDARNGSVLWSCDLGYRSDSTPSVDPSTGTIYIGTYGGRLYAFGENGTLKWESAYYGPIYQSVTVSGDTLYCASQNGTLFALDKAGNKLWSYELGQSTFSSPTVDGGRLYIATMGGEILAFAETTATPTPVPTSSPPAATSTPFPDALICAAVLITAGLCRKSR, encoded by the coding sequence ATGAAAAAGGGGCTCATCATAATTCTCATAATGCTGACGCTGGTCCCCGCCGTCGCGTCGGCGGACTGGCCCCAGGCCCGGCACGACGTCGGCCACACTTCAGTGGCCGACTCCGCGCTCAAGCCGCCCCTGGCGGTCGAATGGCAAAAGAGCGCCGGAGGGGAGGTATTCTCCTCCCCGGTTATATACAACGGCACGCTCTATGCCGGCAGTGGTGCGGGACTGAAGCTCCTCGCGCTAGACCCTTCCACCGGCGAAAAGAAATGGGATTTTCCGACGCTGTCCTCCGTCGAGTCCACGCCGGCCGCGGCCAACGGCTCGGTCGTCTTCGGCTCCTACGATGGGTACGTCTATAAGCTGGACGCGGCCAGCGGTCTCCTGGAGTGGAAGTTCTATACAAAGAGCGGCATCCTTTCTTCACCGCTGATATACCAGGATAAGGTATACGTCGGCACAGATGACGGTAGCTTCTACGCGCTGGACTTCCAGAGCGGGAATATCGTATGGTCGGTCCCGAAGCCGACACAGGCGTCGCCCGCGGCCGACGGCGGCCTGATATATATCGGCATGCTGGACGGCACGTTCTACGCCATAAACGCGGCCACAGGCAACGTCAGCTGGACATATGAAACGAATGAGTCTTTCCACTCATCGCCGCTCATCTTCAACGGCACTGCCTACTGCACGACCCGCGCCGGTACCCTGTATGCCTTCGACGCCCGGAACGGGAGCGTCCTCTGGTCCTGCGACCTGGGCTATCGATCGGATTCCACGCCCTCTGTCGATCCCTCCACCGGCACCATCTATATCGGGACATACGGCGGCCGGCTCTACGCATTCGGCGAGAACGGCACGCTAAAATGGGAATCAGCCTATTATGGCCCGATCTACCAGAGCGTGACGGTATCGGGCGATACGCTCTATTGCGCCTCCCAGAATGGGACGCTCTTCGCTTTAGATAAGGCCGGGAATAAGTTATGGTCCTACGAACTGGGCCAGAGCACTTTCTCCTCCCCGACCGTGGACGGCGGCCGGCTCTACATCGCCACGATGGGCGGCGAGATACTGGCCTTCGCTGAGACTACGGCCACACCCACGCCCGTGCCCACGAGCTCTCCCCCGGCAGCCACGTCAACGCCTTTCCCGGACGCGCTCATCTGCGCCGCCGTGCTGATAACGGCAGGTTTATGCCGTAAGAGCCGATAA
- a CDS encoding sugar phosphate nucleotidyltransferase codes for MTMKVVIPAAGAGKRLYPHTYTKPKPMVFVAGKPIIGHILDRMAGLDPDEVIIVVGYMKDKIISYVKTNYSGAFPKITFVDQDQQLGLGHSIYVTRAAVGDSPILIVLGDMIFKDGYSEFLKHHLENGKCSGSIGVKAIDNPEHYGIVYMNDDCTVNRLVEKPKHSKSNIGIAGVYFIEDTPRLFSALEGLVSANHSGEIQLTDALQKAVEQGSVYKTFEVNSWYDCGRPASLLEVNRILLSEQCLSENGATNSIIIEPVSIGKNARITNSIIGPYVSISEGASVSNSIIEDSIVGNNAEVKYMTLHSSIIGDHAILIGKANALNIGDSSTIEF; via the coding sequence ATGACAATGAAAGTGGTCATTCCAGCGGCCGGCGCGGGAAAACGGCTTTATCCGCACACGTACACGAAGCCGAAGCCCATGGTCTTCGTCGCCGGGAAGCCCATCATCGGGCACATCCTGGACCGGATGGCGGGCCTCGACCCCGACGAGGTCATCATCGTGGTCGGCTACATGAAGGACAAGATTATCTCATATGTCAAAACGAACTATTCGGGTGCCTTCCCGAAGATCACCTTCGTCGACCAGGACCAGCAGCTTGGCCTGGGGCATTCGATCTATGTTACCCGCGCTGCGGTGGGCGACAGCCCGATCCTGATCGTGCTCGGGGACATGATCTTCAAGGACGGGTACAGCGAGTTCCTGAAGCACCACCTGGAGAACGGCAAATGCTCCGGCTCCATCGGCGTCAAGGCCATCGATAACCCGGAGCACTACGGCATTGTATACATGAATGATGACTGTACGGTCAATCGTCTCGTCGAAAAGCCGAAGCACTCGAAGTCCAACATCGGCATCGCAGGAGTGTACTTTATCGAGGACACTCCCCGGCTTTTTAGCGCGCTCGAAGGCCTCGTCTCTGCGAACCACAGTGGGGAGATACAGCTGACCGATGCGCTGCAGAAGGCCGTCGAACAGGGCTCCGTCTATAAGACGTTCGAGGTGAACAGCTGGTACGACTGCGGCAGGCCGGCATCGTTATTGGAGGTAAACCGCATCCTGCTTTCCGAGCAATGCCTGTCCGAGAACGGCGCGACCAACTCTATCATCATCGAGCCAGTCTCCATCGGCAAGAACGCCCGGATCACGAACTCCATCATAGGCCCCTATGTGTCTATCTCGGAAGGGGCGTCCGTGAGCAATTCCATCATCGAGGACAGCATCGTGGGCAACAATGCCGAAGTGAAATATATGACGTTACATTCATCCATCATCGGCGATCACGCCATACTGATCGGAAAGGCGAACGCGCTCAACATCGGCGACTCGTCCACCATTGAATTTTGA
- a CDS encoding UDP-glucuronic acid decarboxylase family protein codes for MQTSVVTGGAGFIGSHLCEYLLGKGERVIAVDNLGSGSENNLKGALKNDRFKFIRHDMREPLKIGESVDFVYNLASRASPVDFDQYPVEIMMTNSIGTYNAIDLALEHNARFLMASTSESYGDPEVSPQPETYWGRVNPVGPRSCYDESKRFSEALTMNFIWHHGLDGRIIRIFNTYGPRMRLDDGRVVPNFVTQALEGKPLTVYGDGSQTRSFCYVSDLVRGIYLMMQSPVKGEVVNLGNPNEMTVLDFARTIIQKTGSSSPIDYRPLPVNDPLQRRPDITKAKQLLGWEPEVSLDEGLKNTITWFSRNMSEIKEKLS; via the coding sequence ATGCAGACATCTGTTGTGACCGGCGGCGCGGGCTTTATCGGCTCCCACCTCTGCGAATACTTATTAGGCAAGGGAGAGCGGGTCATCGCGGTCGATAACCTGGGCAGCGGCAGCGAGAATAACCTAAAGGGCGCTTTGAAGAACGACCGCTTCAAGTTCATCCGGCACGACATGCGCGAGCCCCTGAAGATCGGCGAATCGGTCGATTTCGTATATAACCTTGCCTCCCGGGCCTCGCCCGTCGATTTCGACCAGTATCCGGTCGAGATCATGATGACCAACAGCATCGGGACTTATAACGCCATTGACCTTGCACTGGAGCATAATGCCCGGTTCTTGATGGCCTCGACCTCCGAATCTTACGGGGACCCGGAGGTGAGCCCCCAGCCTGAGACCTACTGGGGCCGCGTGAACCCCGTCGGACCCCGGAGCTGCTATGATGAGAGCAAGCGCTTCTCCGAGGCGCTGACCATGAACTTTATCTGGCACCACGGCCTCGACGGCCGCATCATCAGGATATTCAATACCTACGGCCCCCGGATGCGACTTGACGACGGCAGGGTCGTCCCGAACTTCGTTACCCAGGCGCTCGAAGGTAAGCCGCTGACGGTCTATGGCGATGGCTCACAGACCCGGAGCTTCTGCTACGTGTCCGACCTCGTGCGCGGAATCTATCTCATGATGCAGTCGCCCGTGAAGGGCGAGGTGGTCAACCTGGGGAACCCTAACGAGATGACCGTGCTCGACTTTGCCCGCACCATCATACAAAAGACGGGCAGTTCCTCGCCCATCGACTATAGGCCTCTACCGGTGAACGACCCCCTTCAGCGGAGGCCGGACATCACGAAGGCGAAGCAGCTGCTGGGATGGGAGCCCGAGGTGAGCCTCGACGAGGGCTTGAAGAACACGATCACGTGGTTCTCCCGGAACATGAGCGAGATTAAGGAGAAGTTGAGTTGA
- the rfbD gene encoding dTDP-4-dehydrorhamnose reductase produces MILVTGSGLLGSDVIRVLGKEHGVTGTFNRNPKQGAVRLDITDRGDTIRAIGELKPEYVIHTAALTNVDYCEDHPDEAAAINDMGTRNVADACRMAGARLIYVSTDFVFDGTKGMYREDDPVNPISAYAYSKLMGEYRVKELPGYAIARTSVVYGNARQNFVTWVRDSLVKKQSIKVVTDQYNSPTLSYDCAEAIAALIKNNAQGIYHTAGGERISRFDFAMKIARFYGLDASLIEPVTSDTLKQKAKRPADSSLDVSKIGRYHKMLNIMDGLKKMEEVRL; encoded by the coding sequence TTGATACTTGTCACAGGCAGCGGCCTTCTGGGCTCGGACGTCATCCGGGTCCTGGGAAAGGAGCACGGGGTCACGGGCACCTTCAACCGGAACCCGAAGCAGGGCGCCGTACGCCTCGACATCACGGACCGGGGCGACACCATCCGGGCCATCGGGGAGCTGAAGCCCGAATATGTGATCCACACGGCGGCGCTGACCAACGTCGACTACTGCGAGGACCATCCAGACGAGGCGGCGGCCATTAATGATATGGGCACCAGGAACGTCGCCGATGCCTGCCGCATGGCCGGCGCAAGGCTCATCTATGTATCCACGGACTTCGTGTTCGACGGCACGAAGGGCATGTACAGGGAGGACGACCCCGTGAATCCCATATCGGCGTACGCCTACTCGAAGCTCATGGGCGAGTACCGCGTGAAGGAACTACCGGGGTACGCCATCGCCAGGACCAGCGTCGTCTACGGGAACGCCCGGCAGAACTTCGTGACCTGGGTGCGGGACTCGCTGGTAAAAAAACAATCTATCAAGGTGGTCACCGACCAGTATAATTCGCCGACGCTGTCCTACGACTGTGCCGAGGCCATCGCCGCTCTAATAAAAAATAACGCGCAGGGCATCTACCATACGGCAGGGGGCGAGAGGATCAGCCGCTTCGATTTCGCCATGAAAATTGCCAGATTCTATGGCCTGGACGCAAGCCTCATCGAGCCGGTGACGAGCGATACGCTTAAGCAGAAGGCAAAGCGCCCCGCGGACTCATCGCTGGACGTAAGCAAGATCGGCCGCTATCATAAAATGCTCAACATCATGGACGGGTTAAAAAAGATGGAAGAAGTGAGACTATGA
- a CDS encoding glucose-1-phosphate thymidylyltransferase, which yields MKGLVLSGGSGTRLRPLTHTGPKQLIPVANKPVLQYVIEDLRDAGVTDIGVILGNNGKEQVIAELKDGQQYGVRITYIEQGAPLGIAHAVQCAKEFMGDDDFIVYLGDNMLKNGVKGLVDDFREGGYDAAISLQSVPNPRQFGVAELDKKGRVIGLEEKPKVPKSNYALVGVYLFTPVIFDMIKQIKPSWRNELEITDAIQKLLDNKYKVRSHIVTGWWKDTGKPEDILDVNRLVLDELKPLVEGNVEEGASLVGRVSVGRNSVICSGCMIRGPVVIGKDCTIEAGTYIGPYTAVGDGCKVKGAYIESSVLMAGCSVSCENRIVDSLIGKNAIIASANSDLPRGTRLIVGENSFLKI from the coding sequence ATGAAGGGATTGGTTTTATCCGGGGGCAGCGGCACCAGGCTGAGGCCCCTTACACACACGGGCCCTAAGCAGCTCATACCGGTGGCTAACAAGCCGGTGCTGCAGTATGTCATCGAGGACCTGCGCGATGCGGGCGTCACGGACATCGGGGTCATCCTTGGAAATAACGGCAAGGAGCAGGTCATCGCAGAGCTTAAGGACGGCCAGCAGTACGGCGTGCGCATCACTTACATCGAGCAGGGAGCCCCGCTGGGCATCGCCCACGCGGTCCAGTGCGCGAAAGAGTTCATGGGTGACGACGATTTTATTGTGTATCTGGGCGACAACATGCTCAAGAACGGTGTCAAGGGCCTCGTGGACGACTTTAGGGAAGGCGGCTACGACGCGGCCATATCGCTGCAGTCCGTGCCCAATCCCCGCCAGTTCGGCGTGGCCGAGCTGGACAAGAAGGGGCGTGTCATCGGCCTGGAGGAAAAGCCCAAAGTGCCCAAGAGTAATTACGCCCTCGTAGGCGTCTACCTGTTCACCCCCGTCATCTTCGATATGATAAAACAGATTAAGCCCTCATGGCGTAACGAGCTGGAGATAACCGATGCCATCCAGAAGCTTCTGGACAATAAATACAAGGTCCGGTCCCACATCGTCACGGGCTGGTGGAAGGACACCGGCAAGCCCGAAGATATTTTGGACGTCAACCGCCTCGTGCTGGACGAGCTGAAGCCCCTCGTCGAGGGGAATGTGGAGGAGGGCGCGAGCCTTGTCGGGCGGGTCTCGGTCGGCAGGAACTCGGTGATCTGCTCGGGCTGCATGATACGGGGCCCGGTCGTGATCGGCAAGGACTGTACCATCGAGGCGGGCACGTATATCGGCCCCTATACCGCGGTCGGCGATGGGTGCAAGGTAAAAGGGGCATATATCGAGTCGTCGGTCCTCATGGCCGGCTGCAGCGTGTCCTGCGAGAATCGCATCGTGGACAGCCTCATCGGGAAGAACGCCATCATCGCCTCCGCCAACAGCGACCTGCCCCGGGGTACGCGGCTTATCGTCGGCGAGAACTCGTTCCTTAAAATATAA
- the rfbB gene encoding dTDP-glucose 4,6-dehydratase, with translation MTLMVTGAAGFIGANFVHYVLKKYPGLDVLVYDKLTYAGNLDNLKNVRDQIRFVRGDICDADTVGKTIEKYGVDEIINFAAETHVDRSIDSASDFLESNVKGVYTILEAARKYDIRRLLQISTDEVYGSIQDGSFYETSNINPSNPYSAAKAAGDLLARSYYNTYKLPVLITRSSNNFGPYQFPEKLIPLMILKAMKNEPLPVYGTGMNVRDWIYVEDNCAGIDTVFRKGKLGEVYNIGGGNEKPNFEVVKLILRQLKKPESLITFVKDRPGHDLRYSLNSDKTRALGWKPAHTFEDAMKKTIDWYVQNEWWWKPLLNK, from the coding sequence ATGACTCTTATGGTTACCGGCGCCGCCGGCTTTATCGGCGCCAACTTCGTCCATTACGTTCTTAAGAAATACCCGGGGCTCGACGTCCTGGTGTACGACAAGCTGACCTACGCGGGCAACCTGGACAACCTCAAGAACGTCCGGGACCAGATCAGGTTCGTCAGGGGCGACATCTGCGACGCCGATACGGTAGGAAAGACCATCGAGAAGTATGGCGTAGACGAGATCATCAACTTCGCCGCGGAGACCCACGTTGACCGGAGCATCGACAGCGCCTCGGATTTTTTAGAGTCGAACGTGAAGGGCGTTTATACCATATTAGAGGCTGCCAGGAAGTACGACATAAGGCGGCTTCTGCAGATATCGACGGACGAGGTCTACGGTAGCATACAGGACGGCTCTTTCTATGAGACGTCGAACATCAACCCGTCTAACCCGTACTCGGCCGCCAAGGCCGCCGGCGACCTGCTCGCCCGGTCCTATTATAACACGTATAAGCTTCCCGTGCTCATCACCCGGAGCAGCAACAACTTCGGCCCCTATCAGTTCCCGGAAAAGCTGATCCCGCTCATGATCCTGAAGGCCATGAAGAACGAGCCTCTGCCGGTCTACGGGACCGGCATGAACGTGCGGGACTGGATCTACGTCGAGGACAACTGTGCCGGAATAGACACCGTTTTCCGTAAGGGAAAGCTGGGAGAGGTCTACAATATCGGCGGCGGCAACGAAAAGCCCAACTTCGAGGTCGTTAAGCTTATTTTAAGGCAGCTGAAGAAGCCGGAGTCGCTTATCACGTTCGTCAAGGACCGACCCGGCCACGACCTGCGCTACTCGCTCAACAGCGACAAGACCAGGGCGCTTGGGTGGAAGCCGGCGCATACCTTCGAGGACGCGATGAAGAAGACCATCGACTGGTATGTGCAGAACGAGTGGTGGTGGAAACCACTGCTCAATAAATAA
- a CDS encoding dTDP-4-dehydrorhamnose 3,5-epimerase family protein: MPQRLIDGVTVRQLRMNVDERGFLMEIMRPDWETFEKFGQAYVTSAYPGVVKGWHYHKKQKDNFVCVHGMMKVVLYDSRDDSPTKGIINEFFIGERNPMQIQIPQFVYHGFKCIGTEEALIVNVPTEMYDYKDPDEYRLPPDTKEIPYDWGLAPGLKHG, translated from the coding sequence ATGCCTCAGCGACTGATCGACGGCGTCACCGTGCGCCAGTTACGCATGAACGTGGATGAACGCGGCTTTTTAATGGAGATTATGCGCCCGGACTGGGAGACTTTCGAGAAGTTCGGGCAGGCCTACGTGACGTCGGCGTACCCGGGCGTCGTGAAGGGCTGGCATTATCACAAGAAGCAGAAGGACAACTTCGTCTGCGTCCATGGGATGATGAAGGTCGTGCTATACGATAGCCGGGATGACTCGCCCACTAAGGGCATTATCAACGAGTTCTTCATCGGCGAGCGGAACCCCATGCAGATCCAGATCCCGCAGTTCGTGTACCATGGGTTCAAGTGTATCGGCACGGAAGAGGCGCTCATCGTGAACGTGCCCACGGAGATGTACGATTATAAGGACCCCGACGAGTACCGGCTGCCGCCGGACACGAAGGAAATACCCTACGACTGGGGCCTGGCCCCCGGCCTGAAGCACGGGTGA
- a CDS encoding dolichyl-phosphate beta-glucosyltransferase has product MILPAYKEENRLRDTVGSVREYLRREFPSYEMIIVEDASPDNTYQVARDLAAGDPGIMLIHNDKRLGRGSSLNEAIMASHGQYVIYMDVDLATDIHYIRKLVESLRSGAVLATGSRLIKGADMERPVVRDIASKAYNLFVRLLFSSKVYDHQCGFKGFNKAEIMPALNLVRDNHWFWDTELLVICQNMGFRVDEFPVAWKHNGGDNKNASKVRVLKDSAYMGRRLLGLKVRQMSGELTVKSVDTSAGTMGHH; this is encoded by the coding sequence GTGATCTTACCGGCATATAAAGAGGAGAACAGGCTCCGGGACACCGTAGGTTCTGTACGCGAATATCTGCGCCGCGAGTTTCCGTCCTACGAGATGATCATCGTCGAGGACGCATCGCCCGATAACACATACCAGGTCGCCAGAGACCTCGCTGCCGGGGATCCGGGCATCATGCTAATACACAACGATAAGCGGCTCGGCCGGGGCTCATCGCTGAATGAGGCGATCATGGCCAGTCATGGCCAGTACGTGATATACATGGACGTCGACCTGGCCACCGATATTCACTACATACGGAAGCTCGTGGAATCCCTCCGGTCCGGCGCCGTGCTGGCCACCGGGTCCCGGCTCATCAAGGGCGCCGACATGGAGCGCCCCGTGGTCCGGGACATCGCGAGCAAGGCTTATAACCTTTTCGTGCGGCTGCTATTCTCGTCGAAGGTCTATGACCACCAGTGCGGCTTCAAGGGGTTCAATAAGGCGGAGATCATGCCGGCGCTTAACCTGGTGAGGGATAACCACTGGTTCTGGGACACGGAGCTGCTTGTCATCTGCCAGAACATGGGCTTCCGGGTGGACGAATTCCCGGTGGCCTGGAAGCATAACGGCGGCGACAATAAGAACGCCTCGAAGGTACGCGTGCTGAAGGATTCCGCCTACATGGGCCGGCGGCTGCTCGGCCTCAAGGTCCGGCAGATGTCCGGCGAGCTGACGGTCAAAAGTGTGGACACTTCGGCCGGGACAATGGGGCACCACTGA
- a CDS encoding mannosyltransferase family protein: MSDNPSQSGSIIGRFRDLLASVPYETKYILLLFIGTRLVLTGLGLLARRFFPQNVQPPMSSFSFLNVWGVWDSYHYVHIADSGYTSNAFYAFFPLYPLLMKALAYVIGNAFISGLIISNVCLLFASFYLYRLVLLEKESDTALESIKYLYLYPTAFVLSGVFTESLYLALIIAGFYYAKKQRWWIVGMLGLLLSATRTIGVFFLLPMVYEYAKSKEFKLQKIGLDAIPLLLIPVGLFCYMAYNYLMIGDPLGFGHVLTAEWGRQQLNPILSVVYGLLQAKVNALIALACIAFLTVFYRKIGFSYWLVGVYSIILPLFSGIGSMHRYSLVAFPMYIILAELSKNKYVEQFAPILLALAQGALLVLWTCQIAVE, from the coding sequence ATGAGCGATAATCCCTCGCAGTCCGGCTCTATAATCGGGCGATTCCGCGACCTGCTGGCATCAGTACCGTATGAGACCAAGTACATACTTCTTCTGTTCATCGGGACGAGGCTCGTCCTGACGGGACTGGGCCTCCTGGCCCGGAGATTCTTCCCCCAGAACGTCCAGCCCCCGATGTCATCGTTCTCATTCCTTAACGTCTGGGGCGTTTGGGACTCGTACCACTACGTGCACATCGCCGATAGTGGGTATACGTCGAACGCATTCTACGCCTTCTTTCCCCTGTATCCGCTGTTAATGAAGGCGCTCGCCTACGTCATTGGTAACGCATTTATCTCGGGCCTGATCATTTCCAACGTCTGCCTGCTCTTCGCCAGCTTCTACCTCTACCGTCTCGTACTGCTTGAAAAGGAAAGCGACACTGCGCTCGAGTCTATAAAATATTTATACCTCTATCCCACGGCATTCGTGCTGTCGGGCGTCTTTACCGAATCCCTTTACCTGGCCCTCATCATTGCGGGTTTCTATTACGCCAAAAAGCAGCGCTGGTGGATCGTCGGCATGCTGGGCCTTTTACTGTCGGCAACACGGACCATCGGTGTTTTCTTCCTGCTTCCCATGGTATACGAGTATGCGAAGAGCAAAGAGTTCAAGCTCCAAAAAATAGGGCTCGATGCGATACCTCTGTTGCTCATACCCGTCGGCCTGTTCTGCTACATGGCCTACAATTACCTGATGATCGGTGACCCCCTCGGGTTCGGCCACGTGCTCACGGCGGAGTGGGGAAGGCAGCAGTTAAACCCGATATTATCCGTAGTCTACGGCTTATTACAGGCTAAGGTCAACGCCCTCATAGCCCTGGCCTGTATCGCGTTCCTGACCGTATTTTATAGAAAGATCGGCTTCTCTTACTGGCTGGTGGGCGTATATTCCATCATCCTCCCCCTCTTTTCAGGTATCGGGAGCATGCACCGCTACAGCCTCGTGGCTTTTCCAATGTATATCATACTGGCCGAGCTGAGCAAGAATAAATACGTCGAGCAGTTCGCACCGATATTGTTAGCCCTCGCACAGGGAGCATTACTCGTATTGTGGACGTGCCAGATCGCCGTCGAATGA
- a CDS encoding glycosyltransferase — protein MTALKVAIVRGGNLNPFEMQSYEPLMPEYDFTGYASFNNGYELDSIKFPVKRLHMPEEYFGGLPWPMNSFAYVAMLSRGWNYKMFGLEKELADKNILHAAETYNGFSYQCARVRRGTSKKMVLTVWENIPFQSLRSFRGLTGNGRVFHYIKENTDIFMAVTDRAKKALMIEGVPEEKVRTVPLGIDTSRFRPAGPGIRDRLGLNEKDFALLFVGRLTPEKGVYDLLYAMKLISMDPDMANVKAIMAGTGPEKENIVRLARSLGIESRVKLAGNFSYDEIPRLYNSADAFILPSIPVHFWQEQFGMVLLEAMAAGLPVISTMSGSIPEVVGDAGILIQPNDPLSVYEAVRRLASEGETRRLLGGMARARAVKKYNVGVVSRAIDAVYHELE, from the coding sequence ATGACGGCGTTGAAAGTTGCCATCGTCCGCGGCGGTAACCTAAACCCATTCGAGATGCAGTCATATGAGCCACTGATGCCAGAGTACGACTTCACGGGCTATGCCTCCTTTAATAATGGCTATGAGCTGGATAGCATAAAATTCCCGGTAAAAAGGCTGCACATGCCCGAAGAGTACTTCGGCGGCCTCCCCTGGCCTATGAATTCTTTCGCCTATGTGGCTATGCTCTCACGTGGCTGGAATTATAAGATGTTTGGGCTGGAAAAGGAACTGGCGGATAAGAATATACTCCACGCGGCCGAAACTTATAACGGCTTCTCGTACCAGTGTGCCCGCGTCCGCAGGGGCACTAGTAAAAAAATGGTGCTGACAGTATGGGAGAACATCCCGTTCCAATCGCTGAGGTCTTTCAGGGGATTGACCGGCAACGGGCGAGTTTTCCATTATATTAAGGAAAACACGGATATTTTTATGGCGGTAACCGACCGTGCAAAAAAGGCATTAATGATCGAGGGCGTGCCGGAGGAAAAGGTCAGGACCGTGCCCCTGGGCATCGATACCTCCCGGTTCCGGCCTGCTGGCCCGGGAATACGGGACCGGCTCGGATTAAACGAGAAGGACTTTGCCCTGCTCTTCGTGGGCCGGCTCACCCCGGAAAAAGGGGTTTATGACCTGCTGTACGCCATGAAGCTGATATCCATGGACCCCGATATGGCGAACGTAAAAGCGATCATGGCGGGCACGGGGCCTGAAAAAGAAAATATCGTTCGGCTGGCCCGGAGCCTGGGGATCGAGAGCCGCGTGAAGCTTGCTGGTAATTTCTCATATGACGAGATCCCTCGATTGTATAATTCCGCCGACGCGTTCATCCTGCCCAGCATACCCGTGCACTTCTGGCAGGAGCAATTCGGCATGGTGCTGCTGGAGGCCATGGCTGCCGGGCTGCCGGTCATCTCGACGATGAGCGGTTCTATACCGGAGGTCGTGGGGGATGCCGGCATCCTCATACAACCCAACGACCCGCTATCGGTATATGAGGCTGTCAGGCGGCTAGCCTCGGAGGGAGAGACCCGGCGCCTTCTGGGCGGCATGGCGAGGGCGCGGGCCGTTAAAAAGTACAACGTCGGGGTCGTCTCCAGGGCGATAGATGCCGTCTACCATGAGCTGGAATGA